In a genomic window of Primulina huaijiensis isolate GDHJ02 unplaced genomic scaffold, ASM1229523v2 scaffold37281, whole genome shotgun sequence:
- the LOC140968437 gene encoding serine racemase has translation MEAKSKVSGAKYAADITSIREAQERISPYAYKTPVLSSETLNSISGRKLYFKCELFQKGGAFKFRGACNAVFSLTDDEAAKGVVTHSSGNHAAALSLAAKLRGIAAHIVIPKNAPRCKVENVMRYGGQIVWSEAAVTSRENVASKVMQDSGAVLIHPYNDGRIMSGQGTVSLEFLEQVPQLDTIIVPVSGGGLISGVAIAAKSINPAIRILAAEPRGADDAARSKEAGRIVTLPETKTIADGLRAFLGDLTWPVVRDLVDDIIIVEDKEIIEAMKLCYEILKVTVEPSGAIVLAAVLSHNFKNNPKWRDCGTIGLILSGGNVDLDVLWKAFS, from the exons ATGGAAGCGAAATCCAAAGTTTCTGGTGCTAAATATGCTGCTGACATAACTTCAATAAGGGAAGCACAGGAACGCATCAGCCCATACGCATACAAAACTCCAGTCTTGTCCTCGGAGACTCTAAATTCTATCTCTGGAAGAAAACTTTACTTTAAATGTGAATTGTTTCAGAAAGG AGGAGCTTTTAAATTCCGAGGTGCATGCAATGCTGTATTTTCACTTACAGACGATGAAGCAGCTAAAGGTGTCGTAACACATAGCAG CGGTAATCATGCTGCAGCACTTTCTTTGGCTGCAAAACTGCGAGGAATAGCTGCACATATAGTGATTCCGAAAAACGCTCCAAGATGTAAAGTTGAGAATGTGATGCGTTATGGTGGTCAGATTGTTTGGAGTGAGGCAGCTGTTACATCTCGGGAGAATGTTGCCTCCAAGGTTATGCAAGATTCCGGGGCTGTTCTCATTCATCCATATAATGACGGGCGTATCATGAG TGGACAGGGAACTGTATCTCTGGAGTTCTTGGAACAAGTTCCTCAACTTGACACCATAATAGTTCCAGTTAGTG GGGGCGGTTTGATTTCAGGGGTGGCAATCGCTGCCAAGTCCATTAATCCTGCAATCCGGATATTGGCTGCTGAACCGAGGGGTGCAGATGATGCTGCTCGATCCAAGGAAGCTGGTAGAATTGTAACTTTACCCGAAACCAAGACCATAGCTGATGGTCTTCGAGCTTTTCTTGGAGATCTTACATG GCCTGTTGTTCGAGATTTGGTGGACGACATCATCATAGTCGAGGACAAGGAGATAATAGAAGCAATGAAACTTTGTTACGAAATTCTGAAGGTCACGGTGGAGCCAAGCGGAGCCATTGTCTTGGCAGCTGTTCTATCCCACAATTTCAAGAACAATCCTAAATGGAGAGACTGCGGAACCATAGGCCTTATACTCTCAGGAGGCAATGTTGATTTGGATGTGCTCTGGAAAGCCTTCAGTTGA